The Desulfonatronum thiodismutans nucleotide sequence CAGTACCAACCAGGATCTGGAAAGGAAGATCAACGAACGGACCTTCAGGGAGGATCTGTTTTACCGGCTGAACGTGGTCACGGTCCGAACGCCGACCTTGCGGGATATCCGTGAGGACATTCCCCTGCTCGTGGACCACTTCAGCAAAAAATTCTGCGCGGAACTGGAAATCCCGGCCAAACGCTTTTCTCCGGCGGCCACGGAAGAATTAATGCGCCGCAACTGGCCGGGCAACATCCGGGAGCTGCAAAACTTCGTCCGCCGGATGCTGATCTTCTGCAAGGATGAAGAAATCGAAACCATGCACATCCATGCCGTGGAGCACCCCGGCGCGAGTCCCGTACAGTCCCTGGTTCTGCAGTACGCGAACATGACCATGGAGCCCTACATCGAGGCCCGCAACCGGATGCTGGAACAGTTCACCCGCTCCTACGTCCAGAACCTCCTCTTCACCACCAACGGCAACATCTCCAAGGCCGCCAAAACGGCCGGCCTGAGCCGGGTGGCCGTCCAGAAGATCATGCGCCGCATGGGGCTCCACTCTCCGGACTTCCGGACCACCGTCCACTCTCCGCAGTAGCCGACGCGTCGGCTCAGGTATCCAGCTGGCACATGTGGCAGATGCCGACGACCTTTTTCAGGTCCACAACAAAGGCGATGCCCGCGCCAGGCTTGTTCAGGCTGCCCTGCACCAGGATGGCGTCAAGGACGGTTTGGGTTTTCTCCTGGGGGACGATGGTCAATACAATGTCCTTTTCCGGCTCAATGGGAATACCCCACAGCTTCTTTTGTTCCCGGATCCCGGTGCCACGTCCGGGTATGATCGTCCCGCCCTCGGCCCCGGCGGACTTGGTGGCCGTGATGATGGTCTCGCTGCCGCCCTTGTTCACGATGGTGACGATCAGGTCAAAGGGAATATTCAGGTCCACGCTCAACTCCTTTTCTTCACGGAAGTGACGATCAATCCAAGGACCATGACCGAAAGAATCGGGGCCATGGCCACCAGGGCAATCAGGCCGAAGCCGTCCAGGACGGGATCGCGGCCTTCCATCGCCGTGGCGATGCCCAGGGCCACGGCAAGCACGAAGGTCACGGTCATGGGACCGGTGGCGACCCCTCCGGCGTCAAAGGCGATGGCGACGAAGGTCGGGTCGCAAAAACGCATCAGCACCAGGGCCAGGAGGTATCCCGGCACGAGAATATAATGGATGGGCACGCCGTAGATGATCTTGGCCATGCCCAAGGCCACGAACAAGGCCACCCCGAGGGACAGGGTCGCGAGAATGGTCTTCTCGCGAATGCTGCCCGCCGAGGCCTTTTCCACCTCGTAACTCAGAATGTGCACCGCAGGTTCGGCGATGGTGGCCACCAAGCCCAGCATAAAACCGATCAGGATCAGCGGCCAGGTCGTGTCCATGGCTCCGAGAATCTCCCCCATGGCCGTGCCCACGGGCATGAACCCCACCTGGACGCCTTGCAGGAATAAAATCAATCCCATGACGCACAGCACCACCCCCTTGATCATGTTCACCACGAACGCCCGGGGCAGCTTGAGGTAGACAAGTTGGAAAAACAGAAAAAAAGCCACCAGCGGAGCCAGGGCCTGCAACACTTCCAGCGAGACGTGGCTGAAATCCAGAAAGGCCAGAATCGTATTCATCCGTAAATCATCCCCAAAATCATCACGCCGATCACCGGCCCGATGGAAGCGAGCCCCACCAACCCGAAACCGTCGGAAAAGGAGGACCGTCCGCCCATGACCGCCACGGCGCCCAACCCCAGAGCCAGGATGAACGGCACGGTCACCGGACCGGTGGTCACGCCTCCGGCGTCAAAGGCAATGGGCACGAAAGAAGCGGG carries:
- a CDS encoding DUF1538 domain-containing protein is translated as MNTILAFLDFSHVSLEVLQALAPLVAFFLFFQLVYLKLPRAFVVNMIKGVVLCVMGLILFLQGVQVGFMPVGTAMGEILGAMDTTWPLILIGFMLGLVATIAEPAVHILSYEVEKASAGSIREKTILATLSLGVALFVALGMAKIIYGVPIHYILVPGYLLALVLMRFCDPTFVAIAFDAGGVATGPMTVTFVLAVALGIATAMEGRDPVLDGFGLIALVAMAPILSVMVLGLIVTSVKKRS
- a CDS encoding P-II family nitrogen regulator codes for the protein MDLNIPFDLIVTIVNKGGSETIITATKSAGAEGGTIIPGRGTGIREQKKLWGIPIEPEKDIVLTIVPQEKTQTVLDAILVQGSLNKPGAGIAFVVDLKKVVGICHMCQLDT